A DNA window from Bubalus bubalis isolate 160015118507 breed Murrah chromosome 20, NDDB_SH_1, whole genome shotgun sequence contains the following coding sequences:
- the MAN2A2 gene encoding alpha-mannosidase 2x isoform X3, protein MPPCQVVTEHEKLLFLWSQANWCPAGAGTHWDIWWKDHHGIFACRSYICCPSSQVCVEASMKLKKQVTVCGAAIFCVAVFSLYLMLDRVQHDPARHQNGGNFPRSQISVLQNRIEQLEQLLEENHEIISHIKDSVLELTANVEGPPALLPYYVANGSWVVPPEPRPSFFSISPQDCQFALGGRGPKPELQMLTISEELPFDNVDGGVWKQGFDISYSPHDWDSEDLQVFVVPHSHNDPGWLKTFDKYYTEQTQHILNNMVSKLQEDPRRRFIWAEVSFFAKWWDNISAQKRAAVRRLVGNGQLEIATGGWVMPDEANSHYFALIDQLIEGHQWLEKNLGATPRSGWAVDPFGYSPTMPYLLRRANLTSMLIQRVHYAIKKHFAASHSLEFMWRQTWDSDASTDIFCHMMPFYSYDVPHTCGPDPKICCQFDFKRLPGGRISCPWKVPPRAITEANVAERAGLLLDQYRKKSRLFRSNVLLVPLGDDFRYDKPQEWDAQFFNYQRLFDFLNSKPDLHVQAQFGTLSDYFDALYKRTGVEPGVRPPGFPVLSGDFFSYADREDHYWTGYYTSRPFYKNLDRVLEAHLRGAEILYSLAVAHARRAGLASQFPLSNFALLTDARRTLGLFQHHDAITGTAKEAVVVDYGVRLLRSLVSLKQVIMNAAHYLVLGDKKAYHFDPEVPFLQMDDTRLNHDALPERTVIQLESSPRYVVLFNPLEQERLSVVSLLVSSPRVRVLSEEGQPLAVQISAHWSSATDMVPDVYQVSVPVRLPALGLGVLQLQQGLDGPRTLPSSVRVYLHGRPLSVSRNEAFPLRVIDSGTSDFALSNRYMQVWFSGLTGLLKSVRRVDEEQEQRVDMEFLVYGTRSSKDKSGAYLFLPDGEAKPYVPRDPPVLRVTEGPFFSEVVACYEHVHQVVRLYNLPGVEGLSLDVSSLVDIRDYVNKELALRIRTDINSQGIFFTDLNGFQVQPRRYLKKLPLQANFYPMPIMAYLQDAQNRLTLHTAQALGVSSLHDGQLEVILDRRLMQDDNRGLGQGLKDNKRTCNHFRLLLERRTPGREVREGASASFPSLLSHLTSMYLNTPVLALPVARRQAPGPALRSFHPLASSLPCDFHLLNLRTLQAEEDGLPSAETALLLHRKGFDCGLEAKNLGFNCTTSQGKVALGSLFHGLDVVFLQPTSLTLLYPLASPSNSTDVYVEPMEISTFRLRLG, encoded by the exons ATGCCACCCTGccaggtcgtcacagagcacgagaagcttttgtttctttggagtCAGGCAAATTGGTGTCCTGCAGGAGCAGGAACTCATTGGGACATTTGGTGGAAAGACCACCACGGGATTTTTGCTTGCCGGAGCTACATCTGCTGTCCCTCCAGCCAGGTGTGTGTGGAGGCCAGTATGAAGCTGAAAAAGCAGGTGACAGTGTGTGGGGCTGCTATCTTCTGCGTGGCTGTCTTCTCGCTCTACCTCATGTTGGACCGAGTACAACATGATCCTGCTCGACACCAGAACGGTGGGAACTTCCCCCGG AGTCAGATATCTGTGCTACAGAACCGCATTGAACAGCTGGAACAGCTGTTGGAGGAGAACCATGAGATCATCAGCCACATCAAAGACTCTGTGCTGGAGCTGACGGCCAACGTGGAGGGCCCACCCGCCCTGCTGCCCTACTATGTGGCCAACGGCTCCTGGGTGGTGCCGCCAGAGCCCCGGCCCAGCTTCTTCTCTATCTCCCCTCAAGACTGCCAGTTTGCTTTGGGGGGCCGCGGCCCAAAGCCAGAGCTGCAG ATGCTGACTATATCAGAGGAGTTGCCGTTTGACAACGTGGATGGCGGCGTGTGGAAGCAAGGCTTCGACATTTCCTACAGCCCACACGACTGGGACTCCGAGGACCTGCAGGTGTTCGTGGTCCCCCACTCTCACAACGACCCAG GCTGGCTCAAGACCTTTGACAAGTACTACACAGAACAGACCCAGCACATCCTCAACAACATGGTGTCTAAGCTGCAGGAGGACCCCCGGCGGCGCTTCATCTGGGCAGAAGTCTCCTTCTTCGCCAAGTGGTGGGACAACATCAGTGCCCAAAAGAGAGCAGCAGTCCGAAG GCTGGTGGGAAACGGGCAGCTGGAGATTGCAACAGGAGGCTGGGTGATGCCGGATGAGGCCAACTCCCACTATTTTGCGTTGATTGACCAGCTCATTGAGGGCCACCAGTGGCTGGAGAAGAACCTGG GTGCAACCCCGCGCTCGGGCTGGGCGGTGGACCCCTTTGGATACAGCCCTACCATGCCTTACCTGCTGCGCCGAGCCAACCTGACCAGCATGCTCATCCAGAGGGTACACTACGCCATCAAGAAGCACTTTGCCGCCAGCCACAGCCTGGAGTTCATGTGGAGGCAGACCTGGG ACTCAGACGCCAGCACAGACATCTTCTGCCACATGATGCCTTTCTACAGCTACGATGTCCCCCATACGTGTGGCCCGGATCCGAAGATCTGCTGCCAGTTCGATTTCAAGCGCTTGCCTGGTGGGCGGATCAGTTGCCCTTGGAAGGTGCCGCCCCGGGCTATCACGGAGGCCAATGTGGCCGAGAG GGCAGGCCTGCTCCTGGACCAGTACAGGAAGAAGTCCCGGCTCTTCCGGAGCAACGTGCTCCTGGTGCCGCTGGGCGATGACTTCCGCTACGACAAGCCCCAGGAGTGGGACGCCCAGTTCTTCAACTACCAGCGGCTCTTCGACTTCCTCAACAGCAAGCCTGACCTCCACGTGCAG GCCCAGTTTGGCACCCTCTCCGACTATTTTGACGCTCTATACAAGAGGACAGGGGTGGAGCCGGGGGTCCGGcctccaggtttccctgtgctGAGCGGGGATTTCTTCTCCTACGCGGACCGGGAGGACCACTACTGGACAGGCTATTACACTTCACGGCCTTTCTACAAGAACCTGGACCGCGTCCTGGAAGCACACCTGCG GGGCGCAGAGATCCTGTACAGCCTGGCTGTGGCTCACGCCCGCCGCGCTGGACTGGCCAGCCAGTTCCCGCTCTCGAACTTTGCCCTTCTGACGGACGCTCGGCGCACGCTGGGGCTCTTCCAGCACCACGACGCCATCACAGGCACCGCCAAGGAGGCCGTTGTGGTGGACTATGGGGTCAG GCTTCTGCGCTCCCTTGTCAGCCTGAAGCAGGTCATCATGAATGCAGCTCACTACCTGGTGCTGGGGGACAAGAAGGCCTACCACTTTGACCCAGAGGTGCCCTTCCTGCAGATG GATGACACCCGCTTAAATCATGATGCCCTTCCAGAGCGCACAGTGATCCAGCTGGAATCCTCACCCAG GTATGTGGTGCTGTTCAACCCATTGGAGCAGGAGCGGCTCAGCGTGGTGTCCCTGCTGGTGAGCTCACCCCGGGTACGTGTGCTTTCGGAGGAGGGTCAGCCCCTGGCCGTGCAGATCAGCGCACACTGGAGCTCTGCCACCGACATGGTCCCTGACGTCTATCAG GTGTCTGTGCCTGTCCGCCTGCCAGCGCTGGGTCTTGGCGTGCTGCAGCTGCAGCAGGGCCTGGACGGGCCCCGCACGCTGCCCTCCTCCGTGCGCGTCTACCTACACGGGCGGCCGCTGTCCGTCAGCAGGAATGAGGCATTCCCTCTCCGTGTCATTGACTCGGGCACCAGTGACTTCGCCCTCAGCAACCGCTACATGCAGGTCTGGTTCTCAGGCCTTACCGGGCTCCTCAAG AGCGTCCGAAGGGTGGATGAGGAGCAGGAACAGCGGGTGGACATGGAGTTCCTCGTCTATGGCACCCGCTCGTCCAAAGACAAGAGTGGAGCCTACCTCTTTCTGCCTGACGGCGAGGCCAAG CCCTACGTCCCCAGGGACCCACCCGTGCTGCGAGTCACAGAAGGCCCTTTCTTCTCAGAGGTGGTTGCCTGCTACGAGCATGTTCACCAGGTGGTCCGGCTGTATAACCTGCCTG GGGTGGAGGGGCTGTCCCTGGATGTGTCGTCCTTGGTGGACATCCGGGACTATGTCAACAAGGAGCTGGCCCTGCGCATTCGCACGGACATCAACAGCCAGGGCATCTTCTTCACGGACCTCAACGGCTTTCAG GTGCAGCCCCGACGGTATCTGAAGAAGCTGCCCCTGCAGGCCAACTTCTACCCCATGCCCATCATGGCCTACCTCCAGGATGCCCAGAACCGCCTCACGCTGCACACGGCCCAGGCCCTGGGCGTCTCCAGCCTCCACGATG GCCAGCTAGAGGTGATCTTGGACCGGAGACTGATGCAGGACGACAACCGGGGCCTCGGCCAAGGCCTCAAGGACAACAAGAGAACCTGCAACCACTTCCGCCTCCTGTTGGAACGGCGAACCCCAGGCAGGGAG GTCCGCGAGGGCGCCTCTGCAAGCTTCCCGTCCCTCCTCAGCCACCTGACCTCCATGTACCTGAACACCCCTGTGCTCGCCCTGCCCGTGGCCAGGAGGCAGGCCCCCGGCCCCGCTCTGCGCTCTTTTCACCCTCTGGCCTCCTCACTGCCCTGTGACTTCCACCTGCTCAACCTGCGGACGCTCCAGGCCGAG GAGGATGGCTTGCCCTCGGCAGAAACCGCGCTCCTCTTACACCGCAAGGGTTTTGACTGTGGCCTTGAGGCCAAGAACTTGGGTTTCAACTGCACCACCAGCCAAGGCAAG gtGGCCCTGGGCAGCCTCTTCCATGGCCTGGATGTGGTTTTCCTGCAGCCAACCTCCTTGACCCTGCTGTACCCTCTGGCCTCGCCCTCCAATAGCACTGATGTCTACGTGGAGCCCATGGAGATCTCCACCTTCCGCCTCCGCTTGGGCTAG
- the MAN2A2 gene encoding alpha-mannosidase 2x isoform X1, producing the protein MPPCQVVTEHEKLLFLWSQANWCPAGAGTHWDIWWKDHHGIFACRSYICCPSSQVCVEASMKLKKQVTVCGAAIFCVAVFSLYLMLDRVQHDPARHQNGGNFPRSQISVLQNRIEQLEQLLEENHEIISHIKDSVLELTANVEGPPALLPYYVANGSWVVPPEPRPSFFSISPQDCQFALGGRGPKPELQMLTISEELPFDNVDGGVWKQGFDISYSPHDWDSEDLQVFVVPHSHNDPGWLKTFDKYYTEQTQHILNNMVSKLQEDPRRRFIWAEVSFFAKWWDNISAQKRAAVRRLVGNGQLEIATGGWVMPDEANSHYFALIDQLIEGHQWLEKNLGATPRSGWAVDPFGYSPTMPYLLRRANLTSMLIQRVHYAIKKHFAASHSLEFMWRQTWDSDASTDIFCHMMPFYSYDVPHTCGPDPKICCQFDFKRLPGGRISCPWKVPPRAITEANVAERAGLLLDQYRKKSRLFRSNVLLVPLGDDFRYDKPQEWDAQFFNYQRLFDFLNSKPDLHVQAQFGTLSDYFDALYKRTGVEPGVRPPGFPVLSGDFFSYADREDHYWTGYYTSRPFYKNLDRVLEAHLRGAEILYSLAVAHARRAGLASQFPLSNFALLTDARRTLGLFQHHDAITGTAKEAVVVDYGVRLLRSLVSLKQVIMNAAHYLVLGDKKAYHFDPEVPFLQMDDTRLNHDALPERTVIQLESSPRYVVLFNPLEQERLSVVSLLVSSPRVRVLSEEGQPLAVQISAHWSSATDMVPDVYQVSVPVRLPALGLGVLQLQQGLDGPRTLPSSVRVYLHGRPLSVSRNEAFPLRVIDSGTSDFALSNRYMQVWFSGLTGLLKSVRRVDEEQEQRVDMEFLVYGTRSSKDKSGAYLFLPDGEAKPYVPRDPPVLRVTEGPFFSEVVACYEHVHQVVRLYNLPGVEGLSLDVSSLVDIRDYVNKELALRIRTDINSQGIFFTDLNGFQVQPRRYLKKLPLQANFYPMPIMAYLQDAQNRLTLHTAQALGVSSLHDGQLEVILDRRLMQDDNRGLGQGLKDNKRTCNHFRLLLERRTPGREPGFFSKLAAMFRGLIFHSSRNRNREVREGASASFPSLLSHLTSMYLNTPVLALPVARRQAPGPALRSFHPLASSLPCDFHLLNLRTLQAEEDGLPSAETALLLHRKGFDCGLEAKNLGFNCTTSQGKVALGSLFHGLDVVFLQPTSLTLLYPLASPSNSTDVYVEPMEISTFRLRLG; encoded by the exons ATGCCACCCTGccaggtcgtcacagagcacgagaagcttttgtttctttggagtCAGGCAAATTGGTGTCCTGCAGGAGCAGGAACTCATTGGGACATTTGGTGGAAAGACCACCACGGGATTTTTGCTTGCCGGAGCTACATCTGCTGTCCCTCCAGCCAGGTGTGTGTGGAGGCCAGTATGAAGCTGAAAAAGCAGGTGACAGTGTGTGGGGCTGCTATCTTCTGCGTGGCTGTCTTCTCGCTCTACCTCATGTTGGACCGAGTACAACATGATCCTGCTCGACACCAGAACGGTGGGAACTTCCCCCGG AGTCAGATATCTGTGCTACAGAACCGCATTGAACAGCTGGAACAGCTGTTGGAGGAGAACCATGAGATCATCAGCCACATCAAAGACTCTGTGCTGGAGCTGACGGCCAACGTGGAGGGCCCACCCGCCCTGCTGCCCTACTATGTGGCCAACGGCTCCTGGGTGGTGCCGCCAGAGCCCCGGCCCAGCTTCTTCTCTATCTCCCCTCAAGACTGCCAGTTTGCTTTGGGGGGCCGCGGCCCAAAGCCAGAGCTGCAG ATGCTGACTATATCAGAGGAGTTGCCGTTTGACAACGTGGATGGCGGCGTGTGGAAGCAAGGCTTCGACATTTCCTACAGCCCACACGACTGGGACTCCGAGGACCTGCAGGTGTTCGTGGTCCCCCACTCTCACAACGACCCAG GCTGGCTCAAGACCTTTGACAAGTACTACACAGAACAGACCCAGCACATCCTCAACAACATGGTGTCTAAGCTGCAGGAGGACCCCCGGCGGCGCTTCATCTGGGCAGAAGTCTCCTTCTTCGCCAAGTGGTGGGACAACATCAGTGCCCAAAAGAGAGCAGCAGTCCGAAG GCTGGTGGGAAACGGGCAGCTGGAGATTGCAACAGGAGGCTGGGTGATGCCGGATGAGGCCAACTCCCACTATTTTGCGTTGATTGACCAGCTCATTGAGGGCCACCAGTGGCTGGAGAAGAACCTGG GTGCAACCCCGCGCTCGGGCTGGGCGGTGGACCCCTTTGGATACAGCCCTACCATGCCTTACCTGCTGCGCCGAGCCAACCTGACCAGCATGCTCATCCAGAGGGTACACTACGCCATCAAGAAGCACTTTGCCGCCAGCCACAGCCTGGAGTTCATGTGGAGGCAGACCTGGG ACTCAGACGCCAGCACAGACATCTTCTGCCACATGATGCCTTTCTACAGCTACGATGTCCCCCATACGTGTGGCCCGGATCCGAAGATCTGCTGCCAGTTCGATTTCAAGCGCTTGCCTGGTGGGCGGATCAGTTGCCCTTGGAAGGTGCCGCCCCGGGCTATCACGGAGGCCAATGTGGCCGAGAG GGCAGGCCTGCTCCTGGACCAGTACAGGAAGAAGTCCCGGCTCTTCCGGAGCAACGTGCTCCTGGTGCCGCTGGGCGATGACTTCCGCTACGACAAGCCCCAGGAGTGGGACGCCCAGTTCTTCAACTACCAGCGGCTCTTCGACTTCCTCAACAGCAAGCCTGACCTCCACGTGCAG GCCCAGTTTGGCACCCTCTCCGACTATTTTGACGCTCTATACAAGAGGACAGGGGTGGAGCCGGGGGTCCGGcctccaggtttccctgtgctGAGCGGGGATTTCTTCTCCTACGCGGACCGGGAGGACCACTACTGGACAGGCTATTACACTTCACGGCCTTTCTACAAGAACCTGGACCGCGTCCTGGAAGCACACCTGCG GGGCGCAGAGATCCTGTACAGCCTGGCTGTGGCTCACGCCCGCCGCGCTGGACTGGCCAGCCAGTTCCCGCTCTCGAACTTTGCCCTTCTGACGGACGCTCGGCGCACGCTGGGGCTCTTCCAGCACCACGACGCCATCACAGGCACCGCCAAGGAGGCCGTTGTGGTGGACTATGGGGTCAG GCTTCTGCGCTCCCTTGTCAGCCTGAAGCAGGTCATCATGAATGCAGCTCACTACCTGGTGCTGGGGGACAAGAAGGCCTACCACTTTGACCCAGAGGTGCCCTTCCTGCAGATG GATGACACCCGCTTAAATCATGATGCCCTTCCAGAGCGCACAGTGATCCAGCTGGAATCCTCACCCAG GTATGTGGTGCTGTTCAACCCATTGGAGCAGGAGCGGCTCAGCGTGGTGTCCCTGCTGGTGAGCTCACCCCGGGTACGTGTGCTTTCGGAGGAGGGTCAGCCCCTGGCCGTGCAGATCAGCGCACACTGGAGCTCTGCCACCGACATGGTCCCTGACGTCTATCAG GTGTCTGTGCCTGTCCGCCTGCCAGCGCTGGGTCTTGGCGTGCTGCAGCTGCAGCAGGGCCTGGACGGGCCCCGCACGCTGCCCTCCTCCGTGCGCGTCTACCTACACGGGCGGCCGCTGTCCGTCAGCAGGAATGAGGCATTCCCTCTCCGTGTCATTGACTCGGGCACCAGTGACTTCGCCCTCAGCAACCGCTACATGCAGGTCTGGTTCTCAGGCCTTACCGGGCTCCTCAAG AGCGTCCGAAGGGTGGATGAGGAGCAGGAACAGCGGGTGGACATGGAGTTCCTCGTCTATGGCACCCGCTCGTCCAAAGACAAGAGTGGAGCCTACCTCTTTCTGCCTGACGGCGAGGCCAAG CCCTACGTCCCCAGGGACCCACCCGTGCTGCGAGTCACAGAAGGCCCTTTCTTCTCAGAGGTGGTTGCCTGCTACGAGCATGTTCACCAGGTGGTCCGGCTGTATAACCTGCCTG GGGTGGAGGGGCTGTCCCTGGATGTGTCGTCCTTGGTGGACATCCGGGACTATGTCAACAAGGAGCTGGCCCTGCGCATTCGCACGGACATCAACAGCCAGGGCATCTTCTTCACGGACCTCAACGGCTTTCAG GTGCAGCCCCGACGGTATCTGAAGAAGCTGCCCCTGCAGGCCAACTTCTACCCCATGCCCATCATGGCCTACCTCCAGGATGCCCAGAACCGCCTCACGCTGCACACGGCCCAGGCCCTGGGCGTCTCCAGCCTCCACGATG GCCAGCTAGAGGTGATCTTGGACCGGAGACTGATGCAGGACGACAACCGGGGCCTCGGCCAAGGCCTCAAGGACAACAAGAGAACCTGCAACCACTTCCGCCTCCTGTTGGAACGGCGAACCCCAGGCAGGGAG CCTGGCTTTTTCTCCAAACTGGCAGCCATGTTTAGGGGCTTGATCTTTCACAGCAGCAGGAACAGGAACCGAGAG GTCCGCGAGGGCGCCTCTGCAAGCTTCCCGTCCCTCCTCAGCCACCTGACCTCCATGTACCTGAACACCCCTGTGCTCGCCCTGCCCGTGGCCAGGAGGCAGGCCCCCGGCCCCGCTCTGCGCTCTTTTCACCCTCTGGCCTCCTCACTGCCCTGTGACTTCCACCTGCTCAACCTGCGGACGCTCCAGGCCGAG GAGGATGGCTTGCCCTCGGCAGAAACCGCGCTCCTCTTACACCGCAAGGGTTTTGACTGTGGCCTTGAGGCCAAGAACTTGGGTTTCAACTGCACCACCAGCCAAGGCAAG gtGGCCCTGGGCAGCCTCTTCCATGGCCTGGATGTGGTTTTCCTGCAGCCAACCTCCTTGACCCTGCTGTACCCTCTGGCCTCGCCCTCCAATAGCACTGATGTCTACGTGGAGCCCATGGAGATCTCCACCTTCCGCCTCCGCTTGGGCTAG
- the MAN2A2 gene encoding alpha-mannosidase 2x isoform X2 has product MPPCQVVTEHEKLLFLWSQANWCPAGAGTHWDIWWKDHHGIFACRSYICCPSSQVCVEASMKLKKQVTVCGAAIFCVAVFSLYLMLDRVQHDPARHQNGGNFPRSQISVLQNRIEQLEQLLEENHEIISHIKDSVLELTANVEGPPALLPYYVANGSWVVPPEPRPSFFSISPQDCQFALGGRGPKPELQMLTISEELPFDNVDGGVWKQGFDISYSPHDWDSEDLQVFVVPHSHNDPGWLKTFDKYYTEQTQHILNNMVSKLQEDPRRRFIWAEVSFFAKWWDNISAQKRAAVRRLVGNGQLEIATGGWVMPDEANSHYFALIDQLIEGHQWLEKNLGATPRSGWAVDPFGYSPTMPYLLRRANLTSMLIQRVHYAIKKHFAASHSLEFMWRQTWDSDASTDIFCHMMPFYSYDVPHTCGPDPKICCQFDFKRLPGGRISCPWKVPPRAITEANVAERAGLLLDQYRKKSRLFRSNVLLVPLGDDFRYDKPQEWDAQFFNYQRLFDFLNSKPDLHVQAQFGTLSDYFDALYKRTGVEPGVRPPGFPVLSGDFFSYADREDHYWTGYYTSRPFYKNLDRVLEAHLRGAEILYSLAVAHARRAGLASQFPLSNFALLTDARRTLGLFQHHDAITGTAKEAVVVDYGVRLLRSLVSLKQVIMNAAHYLVLGDKKAYHFDPEVPFLQMDDTRLNHDALPERTVIQLESSPRYVVLFNPLEQERLSVVSLLVSSPRVRVLSEEGQPLAVQISAHWSSATDMVPDVYQVSVPVRLPALGLGVLQLQQGLDGPRTLPSSVRVYLHGRPLSVSRNEAFPLRVIDSGTSDFALSNRYMQSVRRVDEEQEQRVDMEFLVYGTRSSKDKSGAYLFLPDGEAKPYVPRDPPVLRVTEGPFFSEVVACYEHVHQVVRLYNLPGVEGLSLDVSSLVDIRDYVNKELALRIRTDINSQGIFFTDLNGFQVQPRRYLKKLPLQANFYPMPIMAYLQDAQNRLTLHTAQALGVSSLHDGQLEVILDRRLMQDDNRGLGQGLKDNKRTCNHFRLLLERRTPGREPGFFSKLAAMFRGLIFHSSRNRNREVREGASASFPSLLSHLTSMYLNTPVLALPVARRQAPGPALRSFHPLASSLPCDFHLLNLRTLQAEEDGLPSAETALLLHRKGFDCGLEAKNLGFNCTTSQGKVALGSLFHGLDVVFLQPTSLTLLYPLASPSNSTDVYVEPMEISTFRLRLG; this is encoded by the exons ATGCCACCCTGccaggtcgtcacagagcacgagaagcttttgtttctttggagtCAGGCAAATTGGTGTCCTGCAGGAGCAGGAACTCATTGGGACATTTGGTGGAAAGACCACCACGGGATTTTTGCTTGCCGGAGCTACATCTGCTGTCCCTCCAGCCAGGTGTGTGTGGAGGCCAGTATGAAGCTGAAAAAGCAGGTGACAGTGTGTGGGGCTGCTATCTTCTGCGTGGCTGTCTTCTCGCTCTACCTCATGTTGGACCGAGTACAACATGATCCTGCTCGACACCAGAACGGTGGGAACTTCCCCCGG AGTCAGATATCTGTGCTACAGAACCGCATTGAACAGCTGGAACAGCTGTTGGAGGAGAACCATGAGATCATCAGCCACATCAAAGACTCTGTGCTGGAGCTGACGGCCAACGTGGAGGGCCCACCCGCCCTGCTGCCCTACTATGTGGCCAACGGCTCCTGGGTGGTGCCGCCAGAGCCCCGGCCCAGCTTCTTCTCTATCTCCCCTCAAGACTGCCAGTTTGCTTTGGGGGGCCGCGGCCCAAAGCCAGAGCTGCAG ATGCTGACTATATCAGAGGAGTTGCCGTTTGACAACGTGGATGGCGGCGTGTGGAAGCAAGGCTTCGACATTTCCTACAGCCCACACGACTGGGACTCCGAGGACCTGCAGGTGTTCGTGGTCCCCCACTCTCACAACGACCCAG GCTGGCTCAAGACCTTTGACAAGTACTACACAGAACAGACCCAGCACATCCTCAACAACATGGTGTCTAAGCTGCAGGAGGACCCCCGGCGGCGCTTCATCTGGGCAGAAGTCTCCTTCTTCGCCAAGTGGTGGGACAACATCAGTGCCCAAAAGAGAGCAGCAGTCCGAAG GCTGGTGGGAAACGGGCAGCTGGAGATTGCAACAGGAGGCTGGGTGATGCCGGATGAGGCCAACTCCCACTATTTTGCGTTGATTGACCAGCTCATTGAGGGCCACCAGTGGCTGGAGAAGAACCTGG GTGCAACCCCGCGCTCGGGCTGGGCGGTGGACCCCTTTGGATACAGCCCTACCATGCCTTACCTGCTGCGCCGAGCCAACCTGACCAGCATGCTCATCCAGAGGGTACACTACGCCATCAAGAAGCACTTTGCCGCCAGCCACAGCCTGGAGTTCATGTGGAGGCAGACCTGGG ACTCAGACGCCAGCACAGACATCTTCTGCCACATGATGCCTTTCTACAGCTACGATGTCCCCCATACGTGTGGCCCGGATCCGAAGATCTGCTGCCAGTTCGATTTCAAGCGCTTGCCTGGTGGGCGGATCAGTTGCCCTTGGAAGGTGCCGCCCCGGGCTATCACGGAGGCCAATGTGGCCGAGAG GGCAGGCCTGCTCCTGGACCAGTACAGGAAGAAGTCCCGGCTCTTCCGGAGCAACGTGCTCCTGGTGCCGCTGGGCGATGACTTCCGCTACGACAAGCCCCAGGAGTGGGACGCCCAGTTCTTCAACTACCAGCGGCTCTTCGACTTCCTCAACAGCAAGCCTGACCTCCACGTGCAG GCCCAGTTTGGCACCCTCTCCGACTATTTTGACGCTCTATACAAGAGGACAGGGGTGGAGCCGGGGGTCCGGcctccaggtttccctgtgctGAGCGGGGATTTCTTCTCCTACGCGGACCGGGAGGACCACTACTGGACAGGCTATTACACTTCACGGCCTTTCTACAAGAACCTGGACCGCGTCCTGGAAGCACACCTGCG GGGCGCAGAGATCCTGTACAGCCTGGCTGTGGCTCACGCCCGCCGCGCTGGACTGGCCAGCCAGTTCCCGCTCTCGAACTTTGCCCTTCTGACGGACGCTCGGCGCACGCTGGGGCTCTTCCAGCACCACGACGCCATCACAGGCACCGCCAAGGAGGCCGTTGTGGTGGACTATGGGGTCAG GCTTCTGCGCTCCCTTGTCAGCCTGAAGCAGGTCATCATGAATGCAGCTCACTACCTGGTGCTGGGGGACAAGAAGGCCTACCACTTTGACCCAGAGGTGCCCTTCCTGCAGATG GATGACACCCGCTTAAATCATGATGCCCTTCCAGAGCGCACAGTGATCCAGCTGGAATCCTCACCCAG GTATGTGGTGCTGTTCAACCCATTGGAGCAGGAGCGGCTCAGCGTGGTGTCCCTGCTGGTGAGCTCACCCCGGGTACGTGTGCTTTCGGAGGAGGGTCAGCCCCTGGCCGTGCAGATCAGCGCACACTGGAGCTCTGCCACCGACATGGTCCCTGACGTCTATCAG GTGTCTGTGCCTGTCCGCCTGCCAGCGCTGGGTCTTGGCGTGCTGCAGCTGCAGCAGGGCCTGGACGGGCCCCGCACGCTGCCCTCCTCCGTGCGCGTCTACCTACACGGGCGGCCGCTGTCCGTCAGCAGGAATGAGGCATTCCCTCTCCGTGTCATTGACTCGGGCACCAGTGACTTCGCCCTCAGCAACCGCTACATGCAG AGCGTCCGAAGGGTGGATGAGGAGCAGGAACAGCGGGTGGACATGGAGTTCCTCGTCTATGGCACCCGCTCGTCCAAAGACAAGAGTGGAGCCTACCTCTTTCTGCCTGACGGCGAGGCCAAG CCCTACGTCCCCAGGGACCCACCCGTGCTGCGAGTCACAGAAGGCCCTTTCTTCTCAGAGGTGGTTGCCTGCTACGAGCATGTTCACCAGGTGGTCCGGCTGTATAACCTGCCTG GGGTGGAGGGGCTGTCCCTGGATGTGTCGTCCTTGGTGGACATCCGGGACTATGTCAACAAGGAGCTGGCCCTGCGCATTCGCACGGACATCAACAGCCAGGGCATCTTCTTCACGGACCTCAACGGCTTTCAG GTGCAGCCCCGACGGTATCTGAAGAAGCTGCCCCTGCAGGCCAACTTCTACCCCATGCCCATCATGGCCTACCTCCAGGATGCCCAGAACCGCCTCACGCTGCACACGGCCCAGGCCCTGGGCGTCTCCAGCCTCCACGATG GCCAGCTAGAGGTGATCTTGGACCGGAGACTGATGCAGGACGACAACCGGGGCCTCGGCCAAGGCCTCAAGGACAACAAGAGAACCTGCAACCACTTCCGCCTCCTGTTGGAACGGCGAACCCCAGGCAGGGAG CCTGGCTTTTTCTCCAAACTGGCAGCCATGTTTAGGGGCTTGATCTTTCACAGCAGCAGGAACAGGAACCGAGAG GTCCGCGAGGGCGCCTCTGCAAGCTTCCCGTCCCTCCTCAGCCACCTGACCTCCATGTACCTGAACACCCCTGTGCTCGCCCTGCCCGTGGCCAGGAGGCAGGCCCCCGGCCCCGCTCTGCGCTCTTTTCACCCTCTGGCCTCCTCACTGCCCTGTGACTTCCACCTGCTCAACCTGCGGACGCTCCAGGCCGAG GAGGATGGCTTGCCCTCGGCAGAAACCGCGCTCCTCTTACACCGCAAGGGTTTTGACTGTGGCCTTGAGGCCAAGAACTTGGGTTTCAACTGCACCACCAGCCAAGGCAAG gtGGCCCTGGGCAGCCTCTTCCATGGCCTGGATGTGGTTTTCCTGCAGCCAACCTCCTTGACCCTGCTGTACCCTCTGGCCTCGCCCTCCAATAGCACTGATGTCTACGTGGAGCCCATGGAGATCTCCACCTTCCGCCTCCGCTTGGGCTAG